The following are encoded together in the Parabacteroides chongii genome:
- a CDS encoding sirohydrochlorin cobaltochelatase: MNKFKYCLMAAALMTATSVGFTSCSDDDDVESTQNPAEEYVKSVKSKDTAILLCSFGSTYNEATHIYDDIVDEFKAAFPDADVYLSFSSNTCIGRLEATRDSAFYHVDTWLNAFAEAGYPKIAVQSLHVIPGEEYLAVMNGTVKKDFMIRDYPSVNVLRSANLLSTDDDTEAVATTLYNHYKTSLADKHNVLLLMGHGNPDDNYNANQKYVDTEEAMQAKTEFDNVFVGTVDYGKMLFWPLNEETGQPLDTPNPECIYSKLMNYCKTNNLKPEEVTVFLAPFMSIAGDHAHNDLWGLEEGEDSSNAAPQSDSCWRLKLQNMGFKVDQTETHPSDQADADHGIENGCNIKALGDFPEIRQIWINHLKENWNNPDAWQNGEDYQPE, from the coding sequence ATGAACAAGTTTAAGTATTGCCTTATGGCAGCCGCTTTAATGACGGCAACAAGCGTAGGATTCACTTCTTGTAGTGACGACGACGATGTGGAAAGCACACAGAACCCCGCCGAAGAGTATGTAAAATCAGTAAAAAGCAAGGATACAGCTATCCTTCTCTGCTCTTTCGGAAGTACCTACAACGAAGCAACTCACATCTACGACGATATTGTTGATGAATTTAAGGCCGCTTTCCCCGATGCAGACGTTTATCTGTCTTTCTCTTCAAACACTTGCATCGGCCGTCTGGAAGCTACACGCGACAGCGCTTTCTACCACGTAGATACTTGGTTGAATGCCTTCGCCGAAGCCGGATACCCGAAAATTGCCGTACAGTCTCTGCACGTTATCCCGGGTGAAGAATATCTTGCCGTTATGAACGGTACTGTAAAAAAGGACTTCATGATACGCGACTATCCCAGTGTAAACGTCCTGAGAAGCGCCAACCTGCTTTCTACTGACGATGACACGGAGGCAGTTGCAACGACTTTGTACAACCATTACAAAACATCATTAGCAGACAAGCATAATGTCTTATTATTGATGGGACATGGTAATCCGGACGACAACTACAATGCCAACCAAAAATATGTTGACACCGAAGAAGCCATGCAGGCCAAAACGGAATTTGACAACGTATTCGTAGGTACTGTTGACTATGGTAAGATGTTGTTCTGGCCGTTGAACGAAGAAACTGGACAGCCTTTGGATACTCCCAACCCGGAATGTATCTACTCTAAGTTGATGAACTATTGCAAAACAAACAATCTGAAACCGGAAGAAGTAACCGTATTCCTGGCTCCGTTCATGTCTATCGCCGGTGACCACGCTCACAACGACCTTTGGGGTCTGGAAGAAGGTGAAGACTCAAGCAATGCCGCTCCTCAGTCGGACAGCTGCTGGCGTCTGAAACTGCAAAACATGGGCTTCAAGGTAGACCAGACTGAAACGCACCCGAGTGATCAGGCTGATGCCGACCACGGTATCGAAAACGGATGTAACATCAAAGCTCTGGGTGACTTCCCCGAAATCCGTCAGATCTGGATCAACCACCTGAAAGAAAACTGGAACAATCCGGATGCATGGCAAAACGGTGAAGATTATCAACCGGAATAA
- a CDS encoding TonB-dependent receptor plug domain-containing protein → MKYLLSAFILLCSMQSAYAQSILSKDGKELTVQLDEVVITGTGTEHYLKDAPVQTEVITSKALEQYQARSMEDLLGGLCPSLTFNEGDMGGHLQMNGLDNDYILILINGKRMNGDVGGQKDLNRINIADIERVEIVKGASSSLYGSDAIAGVINIITKRNREAVNVSNTTRVGEYGDIRQNNTVGIQIGKLNSTTSFSYKHTDGWRNTDKEWDQHQLKSGSVSKTVNRSDNYTINEFLSYKVNDKLELTAEGSHYERWMYRTFGAYKYYPYNYYYRNYTFAGGAKWNMKGRNYLAFDVDYGRFGYFYDYTHNAYTDYFIDGKRVTFYAGQRLKQKIQKQLTGQAKGVFYFGDNHTLNTGLEYLWENLESPHHMDNRTSASVYTLSAYAQDEWLLTDRFIVTAGLRGVYHKEFAAKLTPKVSALYKLNDFNLRGTWSLGFKAPTTQELYYDYIGTMMGKLKAYYGNSDLKPQTSQYVSLGAEYIINKFQISVTGYHNAIRNMIALTTVPTSAENKLQEVEETKQYKNLSKARVYGADISFTYNITKALSLGGGYSYTDAKALYVEDEYDTRYMQYIPIDATSHHNATLNATWKHTWKRYRLGIGVYGKYQSKRFYMSDNNADGYNIWRINTSHSFLKLKHWDLTGNVGVDNIFNYIDRTPFGRNRGTTSPGRNFYASITVKFHNKNK, encoded by the coding sequence ATGAAGTATCTGCTATCGGCTTTCATTCTACTATGTAGCATGCAATCTGCCTATGCGCAAAGTATCCTGAGTAAAGACGGGAAAGAACTGACGGTACAGTTGGACGAAGTCGTCATAACCGGTACCGGCACCGAGCATTATCTGAAAGATGCCCCCGTACAGACAGAGGTCATTACCAGCAAAGCGCTGGAACAATACCAGGCCCGCAGCATGGAAGACCTGCTGGGCGGCCTTTGCCCTTCGCTAACCTTCAATGAAGGCGATATGGGCGGACACTTGCAGATGAATGGTCTTGACAACGACTATATTCTGATCCTTATAAACGGAAAACGCATGAACGGGGATGTAGGCGGCCAGAAGGATCTGAACCGGATCAATATTGCCGACATCGAACGCGTCGAGATTGTAAAAGGGGCCTCTTCTTCTTTATATGGAAGCGACGCCATCGCAGGTGTCATCAACATTATCACCAAACGAAACAGGGAAGCGGTGAACGTCTCCAACACAACCCGTGTCGGTGAATATGGAGACATCCGCCAGAACAATACGGTCGGCATTCAAATCGGCAAGCTAAATTCGACTACTTCTTTCAGCTACAAGCATACGGACGGATGGAGAAACACAGACAAGGAATGGGACCAGCACCAGCTCAAGTCCGGTTCAGTCAGCAAGACAGTCAACCGTTCCGATAATTATACAATCAACGAATTTCTGTCATATAAGGTCAACGACAAACTGGAACTGACAGCTGAAGGTTCACATTACGAACGTTGGATGTACCGTACGTTCGGAGCCTATAAATATTATCCTTACAATTATTATTATCGAAACTATACATTCGCAGGAGGAGCCAAATGGAATATGAAAGGACGGAACTATCTGGCTTTTGATGTCGATTACGGCCGGTTCGGCTATTTCTACGACTACACGCACAATGCTTATACCGACTATTTCATCGACGGTAAGCGCGTGACCTTCTACGCCGGACAACGCCTCAAACAAAAGATACAAAAGCAACTGACCGGACAGGCAAAAGGCGTTTTCTATTTCGGTGATAACCATACGTTGAATACCGGTTTGGAATATCTGTGGGAAAACCTCGAATCGCCGCATCATATGGACAACCGCACCTCAGCCTCCGTCTATACGCTTTCTGCCTATGCACAAGACGAATGGCTCCTGACAGACCGCTTCATCGTGACAGCCGGCCTGCGAGGAGTATATCATAAAGAGTTCGCAGCCAAGCTAACCCCCAAAGTGTCCGCTCTCTATAAACTGAACGACTTCAACCTGCGCGGAACCTGGTCGCTCGGCTTCAAAGCCCCCACCACGCAGGAGCTATATTACGACTATATCGGCACCATGATGGGCAAATTAAAAGCCTATTACGGCAACAGCGACCTGAAGCCGCAGACCTCGCAATATGTTTCGCTGGGTGCTGAATACATCATCAATAAGTTTCAAATCAGCGTTACGGGTTATCATAACGCAATCCGTAACATGATTGCCCTGACTACAGTCCCGACCTCTGCCGAAAACAAGCTACAGGAAGTAGAGGAAACAAAGCAATACAAGAACCTGTCGAAAGCCAGAGTGTACGGCGCCGACATCTCATTTACCTACAACATCACCAAGGCTCTTTCCCTGGGTGGCGGATACAGCTACACCGACGCAAAGGCATTGTATGTAGAAGATGAATACGACACGCGCTACATGCAATATATCCCCATCGACGCCACTTCCCATCACAATGCTACGCTCAACGCGACCTGGAAGCATACCTGGAAGCGTTATCGACTGGGCATCGGGGTATACGGAAAATATCAGTCCAAGCGCTTCTATATGTCGGACAATAATGCAGACGGATACAACATCTGGCGCATCAACACAAGCCACTCTTTCCTGAAACTCAAACATTGGGACCTGACGGGAAATGTCGGTGTAGACAATATCTTCAATTATATCGACCGCACTCCTTTCGGACGCAATCGTGGAACGACCAGCCCCGGACGCAATTTCTATGCATCCATCACGGTGAAATTCCACAACAAGAACAAATAG
- a CDS encoding TonB-dependent receptor has product MKKKCLLTAAISWIVVSMFAQTALKGKVVNAETNEPVVGANIRIDHSLAGCTTNGKGEFNISNLPEGEHTLSVTHVSFLPQKYTADSQDENILIKMNESYINLGQVVITGTGTHRRMTNSPVPIQVITAKDLGNANVTNLEDALVKLTPNVTTMTNGMGTTLSLNGMNEDYMLLLENGKRLTGDDRYTRINIANIKRIEILSGAASALYGSDAIGGVINIITDDTKNAVNVSNYTHYTSKGRFSENINVDVNAGKFSSYTSYQRREADNWQVNDLDENGYKTGRPMSTGFLSDNISQRFAYNATDRLSFYVRGNYYDYNTRRPETATYFKKGKKKDENGNPIYEETQAYTYNMAHETYTYGAGAKYMINKSAYIDADFFADNYTSKYDYFLKTGDFKRGDKETRKETTYYDATVKGIFKPNTWNKVSTGIEYINENFRSQSDNISFKSMYTIALFAQDEITILRNLQAVLGVRYLYNENFKNYATPNVALMYKLKGFNFRASYATGFRSPTLSQLYATDESKTSNRYTVGNPDLKPEKSNFFSLNGEYTCSRFSISATGFYNDIKDMIDYRVLSDEEIHQMGLDELHEKFSTIRQRDNVNRAKIKGISVNANIYAGAGFTVGGGYIYTDSEAKTLEHDSKTGADIVVITPVDKSVKNAANIHARWDHDWNNYHLNVNLSGHIQGERYSSTYGYAPKYQQWDLNTRHSFNLDAFILEPGIGIENLFNNRDDRPWNSNFSTINPGRAVYISLAVKFKK; this is encoded by the coding sequence ATGAAAAAGAAATGTTTACTCACAGCTGCTATCAGTTGGATAGTAGTATCTATGTTCGCTCAAACCGCCCTGAAAGGGAAAGTCGTAAACGCTGAAACCAACGAACCTGTCGTAGGAGCCAATATCCGCATAGACCATAGCCTGGCAGGATGCACAACCAATGGTAAAGGAGAATTCAATATCAGCAACCTGCCGGAAGGTGAACATACGCTGAGTGTAACACATGTTAGTTTCCTTCCCCAGAAATATACCGCAGACAGCCAGGATGAAAATATCCTGATCAAGATGAACGAAAGCTATATCAACCTGGGACAAGTCGTTATAACCGGTACGGGAACCCACCGCCGCATGACCAACTCTCCTGTCCCCATACAGGTGATCACAGCCAAAGACCTGGGAAATGCCAACGTAACCAACCTGGAAGATGCCCTGGTCAAACTGACTCCGAATGTAACAACCATGACAAACGGAATGGGAACGACACTGAGCCTGAACGGCATGAACGAAGACTATATGCTACTGCTGGAAAACGGTAAACGCCTGACCGGTGACGACCGTTATACACGTATCAATATCGCCAATATAAAGCGTATCGAAATCCTGAGCGGGGCAGCTTCCGCCCTTTACGGCAGCGATGCAATCGGCGGCGTTATCAATATTATTACAGATGATACCAAGAATGCAGTGAATGTATCCAACTACACCCATTATACCAGTAAAGGACGGTTCAGCGAAAATATAAATGTAGACGTAAATGCCGGTAAATTTTCATCTTATACTTCATACCAGCGTAGGGAAGCGGATAACTGGCAAGTGAATGATCTCGACGAAAACGGTTATAAAACAGGCCGCCCGATGTCTACCGGATTCCTCTCCGACAATATCAGCCAACGTTTTGCTTACAATGCAACCGACCGCTTATCTTTCTACGTACGTGGTAATTACTATGACTATAACACACGCCGACCGGAAACAGCTACGTATTTTAAGAAAGGAAAAAAGAAAGACGAAAACGGCAACCCGATCTATGAAGAGACACAGGCCTATACCTATAACATGGCGCATGAAACCTACACCTATGGTGCCGGTGCCAAATATATGATCAACAAATCCGCTTACATCGATGCCGACTTCTTTGCCGACAATTACACCTCAAAATATGACTATTTCCTCAAAACCGGTGATTTCAAGCGAGGCGATAAAGAAACCCGTAAAGAAACGACTTATTACGATGCAACCGTAAAAGGTATTTTCAAACCTAACACGTGGAATAAAGTATCCACAGGTATCGAGTATATCAATGAAAACTTCAGAAGCCAATCGGATAACATCAGCTTCAAGAGCATGTACACGATTGCACTTTTTGCACAGGATGAAATTACGATACTAAGAAACCTACAGGCAGTCTTGGGCGTGCGCTATCTCTACAATGAGAATTTTAAAAACTATGCCACTCCGAATGTCGCCCTTATGTACAAACTCAAAGGATTTAATTTCCGTGCATCGTACGCAACAGGCTTCCGTTCGCCTACATTGTCCCAACTATACGCAACGGACGAGTCGAAAACTTCAAACCGTTATACGGTTGGAAACCCCGACCTGAAACCGGAAAAGAGTAATTTCTTTTCACTGAACGGCGAATATACATGCTCACGTTTTTCAATATCGGCCACCGGATTCTACAACGATATTAAAGACATGATCGATTACCGCGTATTAAGCGATGAAGAGATTCACCAGATGGGACTGGATGAGCTGCATGAGAAATTCTCTACCATCCGCCAGCGCGACAATGTGAACCGGGCTAAAATCAAAGGGATCAGTGTAAACGCAAATATCTACGCAGGAGCCGGATTCACCGTAGGCGGAGGTTATATCTACACAGACAGCGAAGCAAAGACATTGGAACACGACAGCAAAACCGGAGCTGATATTGTCGTAATTACCCCTGTCGATAAAAGCGTAAAGAATGCTGCCAATATACATGCGCGTTGGGATCATGACTGGAACAACTACCACCTGAATGTAAACCTGAGCGGACATATCCAGGGCGAACGCTATTCCAGCACATACGGCTACGCCCCAAAATACCAGCAATGGGATTTGAACACCCGCCACTCATTCAACCTGGACGCATTTATCCTGGAACCGGGAATCGGTATCGAAAACTTATTTAACAACCGCGACGACCGCCCCTGGAACAGTAATTTCTCCACGATAAACCCCGGACGGGCTGTTTACATTAGTCTGGCTGTGAAATTTAAAAAGTAA
- a CDS encoding OprO/OprP family phosphate-selective porin has product MKHIATLFLILLITLPVFATPDSSPINWKLSGRLLLDGGVYIHSPEALHAGAHISDVRLAAKVRIYSCWYTKIDVGFANNKVTLKDAFTEYGKDGNYFRAGYMLGYYSIDQSTSTNDLIFNTASNVSETFYPDRRIGVSYTRSLPSYYLSAGAFCGDGLSFTETTKPGYNFSGRIVWRPINSSGQLFHIGTGALFKVPDEDTETQAQQIRLKSKGVTYIPSPRTLELTVGEARNQVQSNVECLFFRHKWLLQTEFLYTNIHRKNHKPSYSAHGGYIMGGFLLKGTKYAYDTLDAVPVMPEEPHSILLACRYNYTNLNDFSSNMTGGSQHDLSIGINYYFNKYISSRLNYAHLWMDKYSTLGKCEINMMQLRLQVRF; this is encoded by the coding sequence ATGAAACATATAGCAACCTTATTTCTGATTCTACTTATAACTTTACCTGTTTTCGCAACGCCCGACTCCTCTCCTATCAACTGGAAGCTATCCGGACGTTTACTTTTGGATGGCGGTGTCTATATTCATTCGCCTGAAGCATTGCACGCAGGTGCACATATTTCGGATGTACGACTAGCGGCAAAAGTCCGTATCTATTCCTGCTGGTATACCAAGATCGATGTCGGTTTTGCTAACAATAAGGTCACCTTGAAAGATGCCTTTACCGAATACGGGAAAGACGGAAACTACTTTCGTGCCGGCTATATGCTCGGTTATTACAGCATAGACCAATCGACCAGCACGAACGATCTTATCTTCAACACAGCCTCCAACGTATCCGAAACGTTCTACCCGGACCGCCGGATCGGTGTATCCTATACGCGTTCCCTCCCTTCATATTATTTATCTGCAGGCGCATTCTGCGGCGACGGCCTCAGCTTCACCGAAACAACCAAACCCGGTTACAACTTCTCAGGGCGTATCGTATGGCGGCCGATCAATTCGTCCGGACAATTATTTCATATCGGAACCGGTGCCTTATTCAAAGTACCGGACGAAGATACGGAAACACAGGCTCAACAAATCCGGTTAAAAAGTAAAGGTGTCACCTATATCCCTTCCCCGCGGACGTTAGAGCTGACTGTCGGAGAGGCGAGAAACCAGGTCCAGTCTAACGTGGAATGCCTGTTCTTCCGCCATAAATGGCTGCTTCAGACCGAGTTTTTATATACGAATATCCACCGTAAGAACCATAAGCCCTCCTATTCCGCTCATGGCGGCTATATTATGGGAGGTTTCCTGCTGAAAGGCACAAAGTACGCTTACGACACCCTCGATGCCGTACCGGTCATGCCGGAAGAACCCCACTCGATCCTGCTCGCCTGCCGCTATAATTACACCAATCTGAATGACTTCAGCAGCAACATGACAGGAGGAAGCCAGCACGACCTGTCGATCGGCATCAACTACTATTTCAACAAGTACATTTCCTCCCGCCTGAATTACGCACATCTCTGGATGGATAAATACTCGACATTAGGAAAATGCGAAATTAACATGATGCAACTGCGGCTACAGGTCCGGTTCTGA
- a CDS encoding metallophosphoesterase, with amino-acid sequence MKKYFLLITGLLLGLAVHARNDIEPKEENSLRIMSYNVRNCRGMDDIINYQRVADIINRVNPDVVAVQELDSVTERNQGVFALKELSERTLMHYVYGASIDYQGGKYGIGILSKEKPLNYKTVKLPGREENRLLLITEFEKYILCCSHFSLTKEDQILSVPIIFEELKGITKPLFLAGDMNSVQGSPTQVALQEKFIPLNNYKVNTIPVVNPNRCIDFIYGYNNGNSYSVLQRQVLQEEQTASDHLPLFVDVRLKANVIDIFRTKPYLQNPTGNGITVSWLTHVPVHSWVEYGTDLNLRNREENIVDGQIICNNKHHKIRLANLQPGKIYYYRVCSQEITLYEAYKKEFGNTAYSDIYSFTVPAKDTSDFTAIILNDLHKNNQVLEMLTEQVKDINYDFVLFNGDCIDDPYNEEQAVRFLSYLNEKVGAENTPVFYLRGNHEIRNAYSIQLRELFDYVGDKTYGAFNWGDTRFIMLDCGEDKPDTTWVYYNLNNFDKLRSEQINFLKNELKGKEFKKASKKVLIHHIPLYGMPEKAYLPCRELWENLLSNASFDICINAHIHRFAYYPKNSKENNFPVIIGGGNKPENATIMILAKKGKEMLLTVLDTKGQIIKKINL; translated from the coding sequence ATGAAGAAATATTTTTTACTAATCACCGGCTTGTTGCTGGGGCTAGCCGTTCATGCTCGAAATGACATAGAACCGAAAGAAGAAAACTCGTTACGTATAATGAGTTACAATGTACGAAACTGCCGAGGGATGGATGATATTATAAATTACCAAAGAGTTGCCGATATTATCAATCGAGTAAATCCGGATGTGGTAGCTGTACAGGAACTCGATAGTGTAACGGAGAGGAACCAAGGTGTATTTGCATTAAAAGAGTTGTCAGAAAGGACACTCATGCATTACGTTTATGGTGCTTCCATAGACTATCAAGGGGGGAAATATGGTATTGGTATTCTTTCTAAAGAAAAACCTTTAAATTACAAGACAGTAAAACTACCCGGACGTGAAGAAAATCGGTTGCTACTAATAACAGAATTTGAAAAATATATTCTTTGTTGCAGCCATTTCTCTTTGACCAAGGAAGATCAAATCTTGTCAGTCCCTATAATCTTTGAAGAATTAAAAGGTATAACAAAACCATTATTTCTTGCGGGAGATATGAATTCTGTCCAGGGATCACCGACACAAGTCGCCTTGCAAGAAAAGTTTATACCGTTGAATAATTATAAGGTAAACACTATTCCGGTGGTTAATCCAAACAGATGTATTGATTTTATATATGGATATAATAATGGGAACTCATACAGTGTTTTACAGCGTCAAGTACTTCAGGAAGAACAAACAGCTTCCGATCATCTGCCTTTATTCGTCGATGTACGTCTAAAAGCAAATGTTATTGACATTTTTCGGACAAAACCATATTTACAGAACCCAACAGGAAACGGTATCACCGTTTCCTGGCTGACCCATGTTCCGGTTCACAGTTGGGTCGAATATGGTACAGATCTGAATCTGAGAAACCGGGAAGAAAACATTGTTGACGGACAGATTATATGCAATAATAAGCATCATAAAATAAGGCTGGCTAATTTACAGCCTGGAAAAATCTACTATTATCGTGTATGTTCGCAAGAAATCACTTTATATGAAGCTTACAAAAAAGAATTTGGCAATACTGCTTATTCTGATATTTACTCTTTCACTGTTCCTGCAAAAGATACATCTGATTTCACGGCAATCATCTTAAATGATCTTCACAAAAACAACCAAGTTTTAGAAATGCTAACAGAACAAGTAAAAGATATAAACTATGACTTCGTTCTATTTAACGGAGACTGCATTGATGATCCGTATAACGAAGAACAAGCGGTTCGTTTTTTGTCCTATTTAAATGAAAAGGTGGGCGCAGAAAATACTCCGGTCTTTTATTTACGAGGTAATCACGAAATACGTAATGCCTATTCCATACAACTACGCGAACTATTCGACTATGTGGGAGATAAAACTTATGGAGCCTTCAACTGGGGAGATACACGTTTCATAATGTTGGACTGCGGTGAAGATAAACCTGACACAACATGGGTATATTATAATCTGAATAATTTTGATAAGTTACGCTCTGAACAAATCAATTTCCTAAAAAACGAACTAAAAGGAAAAGAGTTCAAGAAAGCCTCAAAAAAAGTTCTGATCCATCATATACCATTATATGGAATGCCCGAAAAAGCCTATCTTCCTTGTCGGGAGTTATGGGAAAATCTTCTTTCAAATGCATCTTTTGATATATGTATCAATGCACATATACATCGCTTTGCATATTACCCTAAAAATAGTAAGGAGAATAATTTCCCGGTAATTATCGGTGGAGGAAACAAACCGGAAAATGCAACAATCATGATCCTGGCTAAAAAAGGGAAAGAAATGCTTCTTACTGTTTTAGATACTAAAGGACAAATAATTAAAAAAATCAATCTATAA
- a CDS encoding RagB/SusD family nutrient uptake outer membrane protein: MKNIIYILIASCCFSACEMEKYPLDAISPNTFFNTGNDLRLYTNSFYKTLPNAEGVYNEAVDNIIKMDLADELRGTRIVPTSGGNWVWEDLRNINFYLENSVKCSDEKSRLRYDAIAYFFRAFFYFDKVKRFGDVPWYDKVINDQDTEALEKARSPRTEIMEHILEDINKAIEHLPTEKTVNELSKWTALALKARICLHEGTFRKYHTEFNLPDADKFLKEAVNASEELISQSGYKIYSTGNPDKDYLNFFASHEAIPAEVILARGYSDEFQVYHNLNYYTMTASYGRPGLEKRLVNSYLMRDGKRFTDIPGHETMFFTDETKNRDPRLSQTIRTPGYTRIDETETLVQEFGSTVTGYQLIKFVTERKWDTNQKDINDMPIFRFAEALLIYAEAKAELGILTQNDLDISIKPIRDRVGMPNIDLTKANSNPDPYLEKQYPHVSGSNKGVILEIRRERRIELVMESFRWDDMMRWKEGATFTEQFKGMYFPSIGSFDLDGDGNIDIHIYKDSKPSLDGKSIQYLKLNSDITLENGESGCIVVNPHLKKVWDENKDYLYPIPIQERLLNTNLTQNPGWNDGL; encoded by the coding sequence ATGAAAAATATCATTTACATATTAATCGCAAGTTGCTGTTTTTCTGCTTGTGAAATGGAAAAATATCCATTGGATGCTATCTCTCCAAACACATTCTTTAATACAGGAAACGACCTCAGGCTTTACACAAATTCTTTCTATAAAACACTACCTAATGCAGAAGGTGTATATAATGAAGCGGTAGACAATATTATAAAGATGGACTTAGCCGATGAATTAAGAGGTACACGCATCGTTCCGACCAGCGGTGGAAACTGGGTTTGGGAAGATTTGAGAAACATTAATTTCTATCTGGAGAACTCTGTTAAATGTAGTGATGAGAAATCGCGGTTACGTTATGATGCTATTGCTTATTTCTTCCGTGCTTTCTTCTATTTTGATAAAGTAAAGCGTTTTGGAGATGTTCCTTGGTATGATAAAGTCATTAATGATCAGGATACGGAAGCATTGGAAAAAGCCAGGAGTCCCCGTACGGAAATCATGGAACATATATTGGAAGACATCAACAAAGCTATTGAACATTTACCAACAGAAAAAACAGTGAACGAATTGTCTAAATGGACAGCATTGGCTTTAAAAGCACGTATATGTCTTCATGAAGGTACTTTCCGCAAATATCATACAGAATTTAACTTGCCGGATGCCGATAAATTCTTAAAAGAGGCAGTAAATGCTTCTGAAGAATTGATCTCGCAAAGCGGATATAAAATTTATTCTACGGGTAACCCGGATAAAGATTATCTCAATTTCTTTGCATCCCATGAAGCCATTCCTGCCGAGGTGATACTTGCAAGAGGGTATAGTGATGAATTTCAGGTATATCACAACCTGAATTATTATACAATGACAGCTTCCTACGGACGCCCGGGACTTGAAAAAAGATTGGTAAACAGCTATCTGATGAGAGATGGAAAACGTTTTACAGATATACCAGGGCATGAAACCATGTTTTTTACCGATGAAACTAAAAACAGAGATCCTCGCCTAAGCCAAACCATACGTACACCGGGGTATACTCGTATTGATGAGACAGAAACTCTTGTACAGGAATTCGGCTCTACAGTAACAGGTTACCAATTGATAAAATTTGTAACAGAGAGAAAGTGGGATACAAATCAGAAGGATATTAACGACATGCCCATTTTCCGTTTTGCAGAAGCACTTTTAATCTATGCTGAAGCAAAAGCCGAATTAGGGATTCTTACTCAAAATGATCTTGATATCTCCATCAAACCAATCAGAGACCGGGTTGGAATGCCTAATATAGATCTGACAAAAGCCAACTCAAATCCGGATCCATACTTAGAAAAGCAATACCCACATGTATCAGGTTCCAATAAAGGTGTCATTCTGGAAATAAGAAGAGAGAGACGTATAGAACTTGTTATGGAAAGTTTCCGCTGGGATGATATGATGCGCTGGAAAGAAGGGGCTACATTCACAGAACAGTTTAAAGGAATGTATTTTCCAAGCATAGGTTCTTTCGATCTGGATGGAGATGGGAATATCGATATACATATTTACAAAGACTCAAAACCATCATTAGATGGTAAATCAATTCAATATCTAAAACTGAATAGTGATATTACGTTGGAAAACGGAGAAAGTGGATGTATTGTTGTTAATCCCCATCTCAAAAAAGTATGGGATGAAAATAAAGACTATTTATATCCTATACCAATTCAGGAACGCTTATTAAATACGAATCTGACTCAAAATCCAGGTTGGAACGATGGGTTATAA